One window of Triticum dicoccoides isolate Atlit2015 ecotype Zavitan chromosome 5A, WEW_v2.0, whole genome shotgun sequence genomic DNA carries:
- the LOC119302832 gene encoding SRSF protein kinase 1-like produces the protein MAAFGGNGYCYSSGSEDEEEDEEGAEGYRKGGYHAARPGDRFAGGRFVAQRKLGWGNFSTVWLAYDTLLSRFVALKIQKSARDYAHAALHEIELLSAAAKGDPTNSKCVIQLLDHFKHAGPNGKHICLVTEFLGDSLLRLIRYNRNKGIGLSRVREICRSVLTGLDYMHRELGIIHTDLKPENVLLVSTINPSKDPVRSRLTPILKRPEGNQYRMPSISFSEKMLKTRARRAVAKILQRRVSLGGFTADMVKERSLDGISMKCKIVDFGNACWADQQGDGVIQTRQYRAPEVIIGSGYSYSADMWSFACMAFELATGDMLFAPNTCQGCSEDEDHLALMMETLGKMPKKIATSGTRSKDYFNRYGDLKRVKRMRFWPLERVLVERYNFTEPDAKGLADFLRPILDFDPENRPTAAECLKHAWLNN, from the exons ATGGCGGCGTTCGGCGGCAACGGGTACTGCTACTCGTCGGGttcggaggacgaggaggaggacgaggagggggCCGAGGGGTACCGGAAGGGCGGCTACCACGCCGCGCGCCCCGGGGACCGCTTCGCCGGCGGCAGGTTCGTCGCGCAGCGGAAGCTCGGCTGGGGCAACTTCTCCACCGTCTGGCTCGCCTACGACACCCTCCTCAGC AGATTCGTGGCGCTCAAGATCCAGAAGAGCGCGAGGGACTACGCGCACGCCGCGCTCCACGAGATCGAGCTGCTGTCCGCGGCGGCCAAGGGCGACCCCACCAATTCCAAGTGCGTCATCCAGCTGCTGGACCATTTCAAGCACGCCGGCCCCAACGGCAAGCACATTTGCCTGGTCACCGAGTTCCTCGGCGACAGCCTGCTGCGGCTCATACGGTACAACCGGAATAAGGGCATCGGGCTGAGCAGGGTGAGGGAGATTTGCCGGTCGGTGCTGACCGGCCTCGATTACATGCACCGAGAGCTCGGCATTATCCACACCGATTTGAAGCCGGAGAATGTCCTCCTAGTGTCGACGATAAACCCGTCCAAGGACCCGGTGCGCTCGAGGCTCACCCCGATTCTCAAGAGGCCAGAGGGGAATCAGTACCGCATGCCATCCATCAGTTTCAGCGAGAAGATGCTTAAGACGCGGGCGAGGCGCGCCGTGGCGAAGATTCTGCAGAGGCGGGTGTCGCTCGGTGGGTTCACGGCAGACATGGTTAAGGAGAGAAGCCTGGATGGCATTAGTATGAAGTGCAAGATTGTCGATTTCGGGAATGCCTGCTGGGCTGATCAGCAGGGTGATGGTGTGATACAGACAAGGCAGTATAGGGCACCCGAGGTTATCATCGGTTCTGGGTATTCTTATTCTGCTGATATGTGGTCGTTCGCTTGTATGGCGTTTGAGCTTGCCACCGGTGACATGCTGTTTGCTCCCAACACTTGCCAAGGTTGCAGTGAAGATGAG GATCACCTAGCTCTGATGATGGAAACTCTGGGAAAGATGCCTAAGAAG ATTGCCACCTCAGGCACCCGTTCCAAGGATTACTTCAACCGGTACGGAGACCTGAAGAGGGTCAAAAGAATGAGGTTCTGGCCCCTCGAGCGCGTGCTAGTCGAGAGGTACAATTTCACCGAGCCGGACGCCAAAGGGCTCGCCGACTTCCTCCGCCCGATTCTCGATTTTGATCCGGAGAACAGGCCGACCGCCGCCGAGTGCCTGAAGCACGCATGGCTCAACAACTGA